From the Helianthus annuus cultivar XRQ/B chromosome 17, HanXRQr2.0-SUNRISE, whole genome shotgun sequence genome, the window AAGTGGTGTTCATATTTTCATAATACTTTATAATAGTTTACAACCAAATTAAACTATAGTATTCCACACCAAATGTTTCACGTAAACCTTCCCTTTTGTCACTTCCTACCATAACCTTGCTCCTTTAAAATCCCCATCCCACCACcctcaaaacaaacaaacaaacaatcaatCCATCAATGGGCATGAATTCCTCAATATTCTTCTTAACCTTCATCTTTGCTTTCATTATTTTTTCAACCCATTCCAACCCTCTAATATTCCCACTCACCCACACCCTCTCAACCTCCCActtcaccaccacccaccacctccTCAAATCCACAACCACCCACTCCACCACCcgcttccaccaccaccaccacaaccgccGTGTCTCTGTCGCACTCGCACCCGGAACCGACTACACCATGTCCTTCTCACTCGGCTCATCCCCTAAACAAACAGTCACTGTCTACATGGACACCGGAAGCGACACCGTTTGGCTCCCATGTCAACCCTTCACTTGTATTATGTGTGAGGGTAAATACGACCCCAAAACGACGCCGTTGCCTCATAACTTATCCACCTCAGCTTCCCCCGTCTCGTGCCAGTCACGTGCATGCTCTTTTACCCATTCCGGCGCCAAAACCTCGGACTTATGCGCCTCCGCGCGCTGCCCTTTGGAGTCGATTGAAATGTCGGAGTGTGAAAAACATTCATGTCCTCCATTTTACTACGCTTACGGCGACGGCAGCTTCGTCGCTCGGCTCTACAAAGACAGCTTTGAAATCCCGATGTCGGCACCGCCGGCTTTGGTTGTTAAGAATTTCACATTCGGCTGCGCTCATGAAGCGCTTGGTGAGCCGATTGGCGTGGCTGGTTTCGGGCGCGGCGCGCTATCGTTACCGACTCAGCTGGCTCAGTTTTCTCCTCATCTCGGCTCGCAGTTTTCTTATTGTTTAGTTTCACATTCTTTTGATACCGACCGAGTCAGACAACCGAGTCCACTCATCTTAGGCCGAGCTGACTCGGTTGGCTCAGGTGTTGATCAAAACAAAGAGAAACGAGTTGACTCTGCTGACCCGGAACCGGATGACTTTGCTTACACTAATATGCTTGATAACCCAAAACATCCGTACTATTATTACGTGGGGTTAGACGCCGTTACCGTTGGTAATTACCGGATAACGGCGCCGGAGAATATGAAGAAGATTGACAGAAAAGGTAACGGCGGGATGGTGGTTGACTCGGGTACGACTTACACGATGTTACCGGAGAAGTTTTATAACATGATAGTAAAGGAGTTTGGGAAAAGGTTAAAACCGGGTTTGAAACGGGCTGGGTCGGTTGAGGATCGGACCGGGCTCAGCCCATGTTATTATTTGGATCAGCAGCCCAAAGGGGTGGTTGTTATGGTGCCGCAATTGGTGTTACATTTTGGGGGGAATAATTCGAGTGTGGTGATGCCCAGGAGGAATTATTTTTATGAGTTTATGGACGGTGGGGATGATGATGGGGTGAAAAGGAAGGTGGGGTGTATGATGTTGATGAACGGTGGGTATTTTCCGGATTCGGGTGGGCCGGCCGGGTTGTTGGGGAACTACCAGCAGCAAGGGTTGGAAGTGGTGTATGATTTGTGGaaaaaacgggtcgggtttgcGAGGAGGAAGTGTGCGTCTTTGTGGGATAGGGTGGGTTGACTTTTTGGGTTTGGGTTGGGTTGGTGAGGTTGACCACACGTGCGGGGTATTAATGGAAGTTGTAAATATGCGTGTGCAGTGAGGGGATGAATGATGGTATAACGTTGTACATTGTACAGTAAGtatgggttgggttgggttgggtttaTCACTTTTTGCTATTGACACGCCACTTTGTGTAAAGAAATAAGCGATTGTGGAGTGGAATTAGTGAAAAGTAacttggaatataaaatattcaATTTTTCATTCTTGATTCAAACAAATGTATATCATAATAATAAAGGACATGTTAACTGTGGAGATGGTAATATTTGTACCATAAAATAGTATTTTCATTTTTTTGAACCACTAATATTACTTGgttataggtagaggatcctgtaaaaaagactaaaagtgtgagaaggataagaaagaatacacaccattagatctttcatctaatggtttagattaatagggaccaaaatgtaaaatttattttattttttggactgaattgaaaattataggggtaataaagtcttttAAATCCATTCAAAAGAGGTAACTGTAATTAAAATCCctacaatctctctctctctctccaatcgCACTACTACCAGggagctctctctctctccaatcgCAGAAATCGTTGATAACATGAAACGAAAATAGGATTTCAGCAGTTGTTCTTTGTGAATCGGCTTTATGTAGGGCATCGATTGGAGttttttttgtggtttttgatCCGATTGATGAAGATCGCATGTTTATTGTGGTGGTTcgagcggcggcggtggtggttcgAGCGGCGGCAGTTTGTTCTTTGTGAATCGGCTTTATGTA encodes:
- the LOC110920997 gene encoding probable aspartyl protease At4g16563, yielding MGMNSSIFFLTFIFAFIIFSTHSNPLIFPLTHTLSTSHFTTTHHLLKSTTTHSTTRFHHHHHNRRVSVALAPGTDYTMSFSLGSSPKQTVTVYMDTGSDTVWLPCQPFTCIMCEGKYDPKTTPLPHNLSTSASPVSCQSRACSFTHSGAKTSDLCASARCPLESIEMSECEKHSCPPFYYAYGDGSFVARLYKDSFEIPMSAPPALVVKNFTFGCAHEALGEPIGVAGFGRGALSLPTQLAQFSPHLGSQFSYCLVSHSFDTDRVRQPSPLILGRADSVGSGVDQNKEKRVDSADPEPDDFAYTNMLDNPKHPYYYYVGLDAVTVGNYRITAPENMKKIDRKGNGGMVVDSGTTYTMLPEKFYNMIVKEFGKRLKPGLKRAGSVEDRTGLSPCYYLDQQPKGVVVMVPQLVLHFGGNNSSVVMPRRNYFYEFMDGGDDDGVKRKVGCMMLMNGGYFPDSGGPAGLLGNYQQQGLEVVYDLWKKRVGFARRKCASLWDRVG